One genomic region from Nostoc sphaeroides encodes:
- the petB gene encoding cytochrome b6: protein MANVSDWFEERLEIQALAEDVTSKYVPPHVNIFYCLGGITLVCFLIQFATGFAMTFYYRPTVTEAFSSVEYIMNEVSFGWLIRSIHRWSASMMVLMMILHTFRVYLTGGFKKPRELTWISGVILAVITVSFGVTGYSLPWDQIGYWAVKIVSGVPEAIPVVGVLISDLLRGGSSVGQATLTRYYSAHTFVLPWLIAVFMLFHFLMIRKQGISGPL, encoded by the coding sequence ATGGCCAACGTTTCCGACTGGTTTGAGGAACGCCTGGAGATTCAGGCACTCGCCGAAGATGTTACTAGTAAGTACGTCCCTCCCCACGTCAACATCTTCTACTGTTTGGGTGGAATTACCCTGGTTTGCTTTCTCATCCAGTTTGCCACTGGATTTGCGATGACCTTCTACTACAGACCAACAGTTACTGAAGCTTTCTCCTCTGTGGAGTACATCATGAATGAAGTCAGCTTCGGTTGGCTAATTCGCTCCATCCATCGCTGGTCTGCCAGCATGATGGTATTGATGATGATTTTGCACACCTTCCGGGTTTATCTGACTGGTGGTTTCAAAAAACCCCGCGAACTGACCTGGATAAGTGGTGTCATCCTGGCTGTGATTACAGTTTCCTTTGGAGTCACCGGCTATTCCCTACCTTGGGATCAAATTGGCTACTGGGCTGTGAAAATCGTTAGCGGCGTACCAGAAGCAATTCCTGTGGTTGGCGTTCTGATTTCCGACCTGCTGCGCGGCGGTTCGAGTGTTGGTCAAGCAACACTCACTCGTTACTACAGCGCACACACCTTTGTACTGCCTTGGTTGATTGCAGTCTTCATGCTGTTTCACTTCTTGATGATCCGCAAACAAGGCATTTCCGGGCCTTTGTAA
- the petD gene encoding cytochrome b6-f complex subunit IV: MSTQKKPDLSDPQLRAKLAKGMGHNYYGEPAWPNDLLYVFPIVIMGSFAAIVALAVLDPAMTGEPANPFATPLEILPEWYLYPVFQILRSLPNKLLGVLAMGSVPVGLILVPFIENVNKFQNPFRRPVATTVFLFGTLVTLWLGIGAALPLDKSLTLGLF; the protein is encoded by the coding sequence ATGTCAACACAAAAAAAACCTGACCTGAGCGATCCTCAGTTAAGAGCCAAACTAGCTAAAGGCATGGGTCACAACTACTACGGTGAACCCGCTTGGCCTAATGACCTACTTTACGTATTTCCAATCGTGATCATGGGTTCCTTCGCTGCGATTGTGGCTCTAGCTGTGCTAGATCCCGCTATGACCGGTGAACCAGCAAATCCTTTCGCCACACCATTGGAAATTTTGCCAGAGTGGTACTTATATCCAGTTTTCCAAATTTTGCGATCGCTTCCTAACAAACTTTTAGGAGTGTTAGCAATGGGTTCGGTACCAGTGGGGCTAATCCTCGTTCCCTTTATTGAGAACGTTAACAAGTTCCAAAACCCCTTCCGTCGTCCAGTAGCAACCACAGTTTTCCTCTTTGGTACCCTTGTCACCTTGTGGCTGGGTATTGGTGCTGCCTTGCCATTGGATAAATCTTTGACCTTGGGACTATTCTAA